One part of the Eucalyptus grandis isolate ANBG69807.140 chromosome 10, ASM1654582v1, whole genome shotgun sequence genome encodes these proteins:
- the LOC104422063 gene encoding protein GLUTAMINE DUMPER 2 codes for MSSDATVDGGFHKWNTPIPYLFAGLALMLGLIAVALVVLACSHRKSSASSGLSRDPEDQTGVDSDDNKPSKVEQEDNAPKIVVIMPGHENPTFLAKLASSSTASHNGCQQV; via the coding sequence ATGAGCTCCGATGCCACCGTGGACGGCGGCTTCCACAAGTGGAACACGCCGATTCCGTACCTGTTCGCAGGATTGGCTCTCATGCTGGGCCTCATCGCGGTCGCACTGGTGGTCCTCGCTTGCTCCCACCGGAAGTCCTCGGCATCATCCGGCCTGAGTCGTGACCCCGAAGATCAAACCGGAGTGGATAGCGATGACAACAAGCCATCAAAGGTGGAACAAGAGGACAATGCGCCCAAGATCGTAGTCATAATGCCCGGGCATGAGAATCCCACGTTCTTGGCGAAGCTTGCTTCTAGTTCGACCGCGAGCCACAACGGATGCCAACAAGTATGA